Below is a window of Terriglobia bacterium DNA.
CAGGATCACATCAAATTGTGACGGCTTCGCAATAAGCTGCATGGCGCAGTTGTCGACATACATGCTTTGAAAAGAGATATCCGGAAATTGTTTCGATATCTCGGTACAGGTTTCGCGCCAGAGAACCGATGATTCCAGCACATTCGCCTTGTCCACGGACGTCACGCGGCGCCGCCGGTGGCGCGCCAGCTTAAACGCAACGCGGGCAATGCGGCGGACTTCATCGCGGCTGTAGATTTCGGTGTTGAAAGCATGATCGTCTTCGATACCGCGCGGTGAACCAAAATAAATGCCGCCAAGCAATTCCCGGACAATGACCAGATCGACCCCGCGAACCGAGTCGCGGCGGAGGGGCGAGCTGTCGACCAGAGCTTCGAAGACGGTAACCGGACGGAGATTGGCATAATTTCCGAGCAGCTTCCGCAGGTCGAGCAGGCCGTTCTCGCACTTTTTGCCGGGCGGCAGGTGATCATATTTCGGATCGCCGACCGCGCCCAGGAACACCGCGTTCGATTTCAGGCAAAGGTCCTGCGTGACTTTCGGCAGCGGCTCGCCATGGCGCTCGATAGCGACGCCGCCGATATCGCCTTCAACGAATTCGAATTCGTGATTGTGCTCGCTCGCGATGACTTCTAAAACCCGGCGAGCTTCTCGCAAAACCTCCGGGCCGGCGCCATCACCGGGCAGCCACGCTATGACTGCTTTCATGAATAGAAATTAAATCCTGATCTTCGACTCTTTTCTTACGGTCGGCCACTTCCAGAAACTTCACG
It encodes the following:
- the leuB gene encoding 3-isopropylmalate dehydrogenase — protein: MKAVIAWLPGDGAGPEVLREARRVLEVIASEHNHEFEFVEGDIGGVAIERHGEPLPKVTQDLCLKSNAVFLGAVGDPKYDHLPPGKKCENGLLDLRKLLGNYANLRPVTVFEALVDSSPLRRDSVRGVDLVIVRELLGGIYFGSPRGIEDDHAFNTEIYSRDEVRRIARVAFKLARHRRRRVTSVDKANVLESSVLWRETCTEISKQFPDISFQSMYVDNCAMQLIAKPSQFDVILTNNMFGDILSDEASMLAGSLGLLPSASIGGQVGLYEPVHGSAPDIAGKGIANPLGAISSVSMLLEHSLELPREATKLERAIVKVLSRGYRTPDLKSRSGREKVKEKIVSTKEMGELICDYIRMPDAT